In a single window of the Candidatus Krumholzibacteriia bacterium genome:
- a CDS encoding heparinase II/III family protein, translating to MRAFLAILLSLMLQGTGLSDPVLPPHTENHPSLFFHESEIPDLLSDIASDPLRTSTFSGILSRVENYATMGPDSLVLDYWGYRQVAELSLAARLGSAETASTASETLEELALYLCDNWGPSDLDSFLGELSPALRLWNLSWAYDHGFRSASDSLRQRLVSEMLESMEVLSSDSLFTKFQFNPLVSNKGITIGASLLLAGMALGEDLPGDPVVAQAKQAGRVYIKRGIEDLLPADGTYREGISYLVWTMMTLLPAWEASWRLEGTAEWEEEHLQRVLEWMAWQILPVGEGKFLNRNDSSTLAFETSRHVSLLEWASGRLAEPGLAAWLLRHTSGAEGHNLGEDSDTWATVLWHQNPPELDPRLLGRDRFFPDRGFYVYRQAWPGDPLEDSFLMTLEGGQFMGGHMQEDVGQFTLRAMGHGFAIDHGYGDTDTKAHNLPTIDDRGQHNAGKSIGTDGVMSFLWDSDFLKYLKVDMAQAYTTHSAFNDPDVPWEGWDWSWGYDGGNPMQVAERSLLLFPGEEGELPEIYLRDDLLSEIGGDRALRWRMHLEEDLQVQLTGVDTWEIAGDNGSLHLYAHEPAFVDGAWGLSSWDNGNVDPESQVFRFYRSEERNRVLMHLAPVPLNTEAPRDTTFRFAGGILATSERGNRSRRILLRKDEEWVEGAGSYSDGLWAGVELQSGMRTASFLFEGSRYLDQGRTMVQLDRPSSVTWQGETVLLGDDNLDFLIWAPDATEVLCNGVSQPFVRNGDYVTNRKDSDPDPVPVLAGVEMGEPRSSDGRTWIFPLIPHRDVSVVARIYDIRGRRLETLHEGSLTSPRDLVWDSSNLSRGVYLFRLSAPGVEIRRKILTPLSN from the coding sequence GTGCGCGCGTTTTTGGCGATATTGCTTTCCTTGATGTTGCAGGGCACAGGTCTGTCCGACCCGGTGCTGCCGCCGCACACGGAAAACCATCCCTCTCTTTTCTTTCACGAATCGGAGATCCCCGATCTTCTCTCTGACATTGCATCAGACCCGCTGAGAACATCGACCTTTTCCGGGATCCTCTCGCGAGTGGAGAACTACGCCACCATGGGTCCGGACAGCCTGGTTCTCGATTACTGGGGCTATCGGCAGGTAGCAGAACTGAGCCTTGCGGCCCGCCTGGGCAGCGCTGAGACGGCGAGCACTGCATCGGAGACTCTGGAGGAACTGGCCCTGTATCTCTGTGACAACTGGGGGCCCTCGGATCTGGATAGCTTCCTAGGGGAACTGAGTCCGGCTCTCCGTCTCTGGAACCTCTCCTGGGCCTATGATCACGGTTTTCGCAGCGCTTCTGACAGCCTGCGGCAGCGTCTGGTTTCGGAGATGCTGGAATCCATGGAAGTTCTTTCGAGTGATTCTCTCTTTACGAAGTTCCAGTTCAATCCCCTGGTCAGCAACAAGGGGATCACGATTGGAGCAAGCCTTCTTCTTGCGGGAATGGCCCTCGGCGAAGACCTCCCGGGAGATCCGGTCGTCGCTCAGGCGAAACAGGCGGGCAGAGTCTACATCAAGCGCGGCATAGAGGATCTGCTGCCTGCTGACGGGACTTATCGGGAGGGCATCAGCTATCTGGTCTGGACCATGATGACGCTTCTTCCGGCCTGGGAGGCGAGTTGGCGTCTGGAGGGCACGGCAGAGTGGGAGGAGGAACATCTTCAGCGGGTTTTGGAGTGGATGGCATGGCAGATCCTGCCAGTCGGTGAGGGGAAGTTCCTCAACCGCAATGACAGCAGCACCCTGGCCTTCGAAACCAGCCGACATGTCAGTCTTCTGGAGTGGGCCAGCGGGAGATTGGCGGAACCGGGTCTGGCCGCCTGGCTCCTGCGCCACACATCCGGTGCCGAGGGGCATAATCTCGGCGAGGATTCGGACACCTGGGCGACGGTTCTCTGGCACCAGAACCCCCCGGAGCTGGATCCGCGGCTCCTGGGCCGTGATCGCTTTTTTCCCGATCGTGGCTTTTATGTCTACCGGCAGGCTTGGCCGGGCGACCCGCTGGAAGACAGCTTCCTCATGACTTTAGAGGGCGGGCAGTTCATGGGCGGGCACATGCAGGAAGATGTCGGGCAGTTTACGCTTCGCGCCATGGGCCATGGCTTTGCCATTGACCATGGCTATGGCGATACCGACACAAAGGCTCACAATCTCCCCACGATCGACGACCGGGGGCAGCACAATGCCGGGAAATCCATCGGAACGGATGGAGTGATGAGTTTCCTCTGGGACAGCGATTTCCTGAAGTATCTGAAGGTTGACATGGCTCAGGCCTACACGACCCACTCTGCCTTTAATGACCCGGATGTTCCCTGGGAAGGCTGGGACTGGTCCTGGGGATACGATGGAGGCAATCCCATGCAGGTGGCCGAGCGCAGCTTGCTCCTTTTCCCGGGAGAGGAGGGGGAACTGCCGGAGATCTACCTTCGCGATGACCTTCTGTCAGAAATCGGAGGGGATCGTGCCCTTCGCTGGCGGATGCATTTGGAGGAAGACCTGCAGGTGCAGTTGACGGGAGTGGACACCTGGGAGATTGCGGGCGACAACGGTTCCCTTCACCTCTATGCTCATGAACCCGCTTTCGTGGACGGGGCCTGGGGCCTGTCCTCCTGGGACAACGGGAATGTAGATCCGGAGTCGCAGGTCTTCCGCTTCTACCGATCCGAAGAAAGGAACCGTGTCTTGATGCACCTCGCTCCGGTCCCTCTCAACACGGAAGCGCCCCGGGACACGACCTTCCGTTTTGCCGGGGGGATCCTGGCAACAAGCGAGCGGGGAAACCGAAGCCGCAGGATTCTTCTTCGCAAGGACGAGGAATGGGTGGAGGGGGCAGGGTCTTACAGCGATGGTCTCTGGGCCGGAGTGGAACTTCAAAGCGGGATGAGAACTGCAAGTTTCCTTTTCGAAGGTAGCCGCTATCTGGATCAGGGCCGGACGATGGTCCAGCTGGATCGTCCCTCTTCGGTCACCTGGCAGGGCGAAACGGTTCTCCTGGGCGATGACAATCTCGACTTCCTGATCTGGGCCCCTGATGCGACGGAGGTCCTCTGCAATGGCGTGTCGCAACCCTTCGTGAGAAATGGTGACTATGTGACGAATCGCAAGGATTCCGATCCGGACCCTGTTCCCGTACTGGCGGGAGTCGAGATGGGCGAGCCACGGAGCAGTGACGGGAGGACCTGGATCTTTCCCCTGATTCCCCATCGCGATGTTTCGGTAGTCGCGCGGATTTACGACATCAGGGGGCGCAGGCTGGAGACCCTCCATGAGGGCTCCCTGACTTCCCCCCGAGACCTGGTCTGGGACAGCAGCAATCTTTCCCGTGGAGTGTATCTTTTCCGGCTTAGTGCCCCCGGAGTGGAAATACGTCGCAAGATCCTGACCCCACTGAGCAATTAG
- a CDS encoding endonuclease/exonuclease/phosphatase family protein, with translation MKIRNITLLLALFPLLLSAEELRLLDWNILNYPGAGSDRETHLSTVIGELEPDLLVVQELQNINGYQQFLSAVLEQVHPGQWGEAPFHNSYNSDRGLYIREECATVIDSGWLDTDLRDIEWWDLEATSSGDIFRLYTLHLKASQGSTNENRRHDECLVLRNQLDTLPEDMPFIVAGDFNIYHSSEPAYQLLLSSGPGQLLDPIDSPGNWHDNPSFASIHTQCPRKEQFGGGSYGGMDDRFDLILVSEHLLDGEGLELLPETYTAYGNDGEHFNESILYGGFNNAVPFEIAEAIHEASDHIPILADIALGESVDAPESEAHSIRLSAWPNPFNPTCVLEVRLEEAAKVTLEIFNLKGQRLEVLVHRILEAGRQQFPWKAEGQPSGLYLARLRTNRGQEKVTKLLLVR, from the coding sequence ATGAAGATACGCAACATAACACTCCTTCTGGCCCTTTTTCCCCTTCTTCTCTCTGCCGAAGAACTGAGGCTGCTGGACTGGAATATCCTGAACTATCCGGGTGCGGGCTCGGACAGGGAAACCCACCTGTCGACTGTGATCGGGGAGTTGGAACCGGATCTACTCGTCGTACAGGAGCTTCAAAATATAAACGGCTACCAGCAGTTTCTCAGTGCGGTGCTTGAGCAGGTTCATCCGGGGCAATGGGGCGAAGCCCCCTTTCACAACAGCTACAATTCGGACCGGGGTCTCTACATCCGTGAGGAATGTGCCACCGTGATCGACTCCGGATGGCTGGACACGGATCTTCGCGACATTGAATGGTGGGATCTGGAGGCCACCTCCTCGGGAGATATCTTTCGCCTCTACACCCTGCACCTGAAAGCAAGCCAGGGAAGTACGAATGAAAACCGCCGGCACGATGAGTGCCTGGTCTTGCGCAACCAACTCGACACGCTCCCCGAAGACATGCCTTTTATCGTCGCCGGCGACTTCAACATCTACCACTCCAGTGAGCCCGCCTATCAACTGCTTCTCTCCAGTGGCCCGGGACAACTCCTTGATCCCATCGACTCTCCAGGGAACTGGCACGACAATCCCTCCTTTGCATCGATCCACACACAGTGTCCAAGGAAGGAGCAGTTCGGCGGTGGATCTTACGGAGGAATGGATGACCGCTTCGACCTGATTCTTGTCAGTGAGCACTTGCTGGATGGCGAGGGTCTGGAACTGCTTCCGGAAACCTATACCGCCTACGGTAACGATGGAGAACACTTCAACGAGTCGATTCTCTACGGCGGTTTCAACAATGCTGTTCCCTTTGAGATCGCCGAAGCGATCCACGAGGCCAGTGACCATATCCCGATACTTGCAGATATCGCACTGGGGGAAAGTGTCGATGCGCCCGAAAGTGAGGCGCATTCGATCAGACTCTCCGCATGGCCGAATCCCTTCAACCCGACCTGTGTTCTGGAAGTCCGTCTGGAAGAAGCCGCAAAGGTGACTCTGGAGATTTTCAATCTAAAGGGCCAGAGGCTTGAAGTACTCGTTCACCGCATTCTGGAAGCGGGCAGGCAGCAGTTCCCATGGAAGGCGGAAGGGCAACCCTCCGGTCTCTACCTTGCAAGACTACGCACAAACAGGGGGCAGGAAAAAGTGACCAAGCTGCTTCTTGTCCGATAG
- a CDS encoding hemolysin III family protein — MPHREALYSVREEILHSITHGLGALLSIAGLVLLVTFAALRSDVWSVVSVSIFGGSLVLLYLTSTLYHGFPWPRAKMIFRKLDHAAIYLLIAGSYTPFVLVNLRGTWGWTLFGIVWGLALLGILFEVLLKRPPKWLSLGFYLGLGWMVLVAAKPLIESVPALGLLFLALGGLSYSLGTVFYAWKKLPYHHAIWHCFVIGGSVLHFFSVFYSVIPEA; from the coding sequence ATGCCCCATCGCGAAGCCCTATACAGCGTCCGCGAGGAAATCCTCCACAGTATCACTCACGGTCTGGGTGCTTTGCTGAGCATCGCCGGCCTTGTCCTTCTCGTCACCTTTGCGGCTCTGCGTTCTGACGTCTGGAGCGTAGTGAGCGTAAGTATCTTCGGAGGCAGCCTGGTTCTCCTGTATCTGACTTCCACCCTTTACCACGGCTTTCCCTGGCCCCGAGCGAAGATGATCTTTCGCAAACTGGATCACGCAGCCATCTACCTTCTCATCGCGGGAAGCTACACACCCTTTGTGCTGGTAAATCTCCGTGGAACCTGGGGCTGGACTCTCTTTGGCATTGTCTGGGGTCTGGCACTCCTCGGCATTCTCTTTGAAGTGTTGCTCAAGCGTCCGCCCAAGTGGCTCTCTCTGGGTTTCTATCTGGGTCTGGGATGGATGGTCCTTGTTGCCGCAAAGCCCCTCATCGAGTCGGTTCCCGCCTTGGGTTTACTCTTCCTGGCTCTCGGAGGCCTCTCCTACTCTCTGGGCACGGTTTTCTACGCATGGAAGAAACTCCCCTACCACCACGCCATCTGGCATTGCTTCGTCATCGGGGGAAGCGTCCTGCACTTCTTCTCTGTCTTCTATTCCGTGATCCCTGAGGCGTAG
- a CDS encoding phosphatase PAP2 family protein has translation MILLQTCSPSAACTLSSWIRQADIALFAWINGLHFPGSDLLLGWVTWLGDGLLAAPLAILGLLLLDRRRFWSRFLFLLGAVLLTTVFVHLLKDWVGRPRPLLELGGVLPDGTPMRQLFRELRHGSFPSGHSQAVFGLAAGFHLLFGNRMRWLYLLALLVGVSRVYVGAHFPLDVLGGALLGMFGVDLMSKLWLPADLRSRDQKPS, from the coding sequence ATGATACTCCTCCAGACCTGTTCCCCATCGGCGGCTTGTACGCTCAGTTCCTGGATTCGTCAGGCGGATATCGCACTATTCGCCTGGATCAATGGACTTCACTTTCCCGGAAGCGATCTGCTCCTTGGCTGGGTTACCTGGCTGGGAGACGGGCTCCTTGCTGCGCCTCTTGCAATTCTGGGGCTCTTACTGCTGGATCGCCGTCGCTTCTGGAGTCGCTTTCTTTTCCTTCTAGGGGCAGTCCTGCTCACCACGGTTTTCGTACATCTCTTGAAAGACTGGGTCGGTCGCCCGCGTCCCTTGCTGGAACTGGGCGGAGTCCTGCCCGATGGAACTCCGATGCGGCAGCTCTTTCGCGAATTGCGCCATGGCAGTTTCCCTTCGGGTCACAGCCAGGCCGTCTTCGGACTTGCTGCAGGCTTTCATCTTCTTTTCGGAAACCGTATGCGCTGGCTCTATCTGCTCGCTCTCCTGGTGGGCGTGAGCAGGGTCTATGTCGGAGCGCACTTTCCCCTGGATGTTCTCGGGGGGGCACTTCTGGGAATGTTCGGCGTGGACCTGATGTCCAAACTCTGGCTGCCCGCCGACCTGCGCAGCAGGGATCAGAAGCCATCATGA
- a CDS encoding isocitrate/isopropylmalate dehydrogenase family protein — translation MSYRIAWLPGDGVGNEVMEASKLVLDVLKLDAEYPHGDIGWELWKSEGNPFPDRTIDLLKESNAALFGAITSKPPAEAEKELSPELQGKGHKYFSPIVRLRQEFNLHTNLRPCKAYPGNPLNFRDGIDLVVFRENTEGLYTGIEAHPVPDELFDTWAKHAPKAERFRDVPRDEMAMTTRLVTRAGCESIVRQAFEFAKTHGRKSVTLVEKPNVLRQTGGMFTRAAHKVAADYPDIPLWETNIDAMAMWLVKNPEDYDVLVAGNMFGDIISDLAAQLVGGLGFAASGNIGDNFAVFEPTHGSAPKYAGQYKVNPMAMLLSTRMMLDFLGESDASARLESAIATVIADGNFRTYDMGGSHSTLEVAEEVARKL, via the coding sequence GTGAGCTACCGTATCGCATGGTTGCCCGGAGACGGGGTTGGCAACGAGGTAATGGAGGCCAGCAAGCTGGTTCTCGATGTTCTGAAGCTGGATGCGGAGTACCCGCATGGAGACATTGGCTGGGAACTCTGGAAGAGCGAGGGGAATCCGTTCCCGGATCGCACCATTGATCTTTTGAAAGAAAGCAACGCCGCACTCTTCGGGGCGATCACCAGCAAGCCGCCAGCGGAAGCAGAAAAAGAACTTTCCCCTGAATTGCAGGGAAAAGGACACAAGTACTTCAGCCCGATTGTCCGCCTTCGTCAGGAGTTCAATCTCCACACGAATTTACGGCCCTGCAAAGCCTACCCCGGCAATCCTCTCAACTTCCGGGATGGAATTGACCTGGTGGTCTTCCGGGAAAACACCGAAGGCCTCTATACCGGGATTGAAGCGCACCCGGTTCCGGATGAGCTCTTTGACACCTGGGCGAAGCATGCACCGAAGGCCGAACGCTTCCGCGATGTTCCCCGGGACGAGATGGCCATGACCACTCGCCTGGTGACCCGTGCAGGTTGCGAGTCCATTGTTCGTCAGGCTTTCGAGTTTGCGAAAACGCATGGTCGCAAAAGCGTGACTCTCGTAGAGAAGCCCAATGTGCTTCGACAGACGGGCGGCATGTTCACCCGCGCAGCACACAAGGTGGCCGCGGATTACCCCGACATTCCCCTCTGGGAAACCAACATCGACGCGATGGCCATGTGGCTGGTCAAGAACCCTGAAGACTATGATGTTCTGGTAGCCGGCAACATGTTCGGCGACATCATCAGCGACCTTGCTGCCCAGTTGGTCGGGGGGCTCGGATTTGCTGCCAGCGGAAACATTGGCGACAACTTTGCGGTCTTCGAACCTACCCACGGTTCTGCGCCGAAGTATGCGGGACAATACAAGGTCAATCCCATGGCCATGCTTCTGTCCACACGCATGATGCTTGACTTCCTGGGAGAGTCTGACGCATCGGCCCGCCTCGAGTCAGCGATTGCCACTGTCATTGCGGACGGAAATTTCCGCACCTATGACATGGGCGGCAGCCACTCAACGCTGGAAGTTGCCGAGGAAGTTGCCCGGAAGCTCTAG
- the lexA gene encoding transcriptional repressor LexA, with amino-acid sequence MQKKALTDRQSVILDFLRDFLDKNGYPPTLREIGGQFGIRSPRGVQDHLEALERKGYIRRERDKSRGIELLDFRPSSADSVLRLPLLGRVAAGQPVLSEENIEGWREIDSSMARNGSFLLTVTGDSMIDAHILDGDMLVVQSQEEARNGEIVVAMVDDETTVKTFYRESNAIRLQPENASMDPIIVPAGSAEIRILGKVLAVYRGL; translated from the coding sequence ATGCAAAAAAAGGCTCTCACAGATCGCCAGTCTGTCATCCTCGACTTCCTGAGGGACTTTCTCGATAAGAATGGCTACCCGCCAACCCTTCGGGAAATAGGCGGGCAGTTCGGAATCCGTTCTCCCCGGGGAGTGCAGGACCATCTGGAAGCTCTGGAGAGGAAAGGCTACATCCGCCGCGAGCGGGACAAGTCCCGGGGCATTGAGCTTCTGGACTTTCGCCCGAGCTCTGCGGACAGTGTGCTTCGTCTTCCGCTTCTGGGACGCGTGGCCGCCGGACAGCCGGTACTCTCCGAAGAGAACATCGAGGGCTGGAGGGAAATCGACAGCTCCATGGCACGCAATGGCAGCTTCCTCCTGACGGTCACGGGGGATTCCATGATTGATGCCCATATCCTCGACGGGGACATGCTGGTCGTGCAGTCTCAGGAGGAGGCACGCAACGGAGAAATCGTCGTTGCCATGGTGGATGACGAAACCACGGTGAAGACCTTCTACCGTGAGTCCAATGCCATTCGCCTTCAGCCGGAGAATGCGAGTATGGATCCCATTATCGTGCCGGCCGGCTCAGCGGAAATCCGCATTCTCGGGAAAGTACTGGCGGTGTATCGGGGCCTCTAG
- a CDS encoding DUF3524 domain-containing protein, whose amino-acid sequence MKILILEPYYGGSHRQLVDGMVRHLEEDFLLWSLPARKWKWRMRGAAAVFADRWREEKPEVDLVFASSLMNLAEFRGLIPAEARQIPALLYFHENQLNYPTRNEDPRDYHYGWINILSALSADRVIWNTAFNRDSFLNALPGFVRAMPDHAPRDLSARILDRSHLLPVPLSPDFLDRPMPPEREGLCRILWNHRWEHDKNPEEFFEALYQLDKEGLDFQVSVIGESFREQPPVFEEAKQRLAHRIARWGYLESRGEYLEELERAHLVVSTSLHEFQGLSVLEAAARGALPLLPADLAYPEIWPSTCLYPRGELFPALRERVLKPYPGDGSPLFEITDVFSWPHQVSAWKALLHSFL is encoded by the coding sequence ATGAAGATCCTGATTCTGGAACCGTACTACGGAGGAAGCCACCGCCAACTGGTCGATGGCATGGTCCGTCATCTTGAAGAGGACTTTCTGCTCTGGAGTCTCCCTGCAAGAAAGTGGAAGTGGCGCATGAGGGGAGCTGCAGCGGTCTTTGCGGATCGTTGGCGGGAGGAGAAACCGGAAGTCGATCTCGTTTTTGCCAGTTCCCTGATGAACCTCGCAGAGTTTCGGGGTTTGATTCCTGCAGAGGCAAGGCAGATCCCGGCGCTTCTTTACTTTCATGAAAACCAGTTGAACTATCCGACCCGAAACGAGGATCCCCGGGACTATCACTACGGCTGGATCAATATCCTCAGTGCCCTGTCCGCAGATCGCGTGATCTGGAACACGGCTTTCAATCGTGACAGTTTTCTGAATGCTCTTCCTGGTTTTGTGCGTGCCATGCCGGATCATGCTCCCCGGGATCTTTCTGCAAGGATCCTCGACCGTTCCCACTTGCTTCCCGTCCCCCTGTCTCCTGACTTTCTAGATAGACCCATGCCCCCGGAGCGGGAAGGTCTTTGCCGCATCCTCTGGAACCATCGTTGGGAGCATGACAAGAACCCTGAAGAGTTTTTCGAGGCTCTCTATCAACTGGACAAGGAGGGGCTGGACTTTCAGGTCTCGGTAATCGGTGAGTCCTTCCGGGAGCAGCCCCCTGTTTTTGAGGAAGCGAAGCAAAGGCTAGCTCACAGAATTGCTCGCTGGGGATATCTGGAGAGCCGGGGCGAGTATCTGGAGGAACTGGAGCGCGCGCATTTGGTCGTCTCCACTTCTCTTCACGAGTTTCAGGGTTTGTCGGTTCTGGAAGCGGCCGCACGAGGAGCCCTTCCCCTTCTTCCCGCAGACCTCGCCTATCCCGAGATCTGGCCATCGACCTGTCTTTACCCCCGAGGGGAACTCTTCCCCGCTCTTCGGGAGAGAGTCCTGAAGCCATATCCGGGAGACGGATCTCCACTTTTTGAAATCACGGATGTTTTTTCCTGGCCTCATCAGGTTTCAGCGTGGAAGGCACTTCTCCATTCTTTCCTGTAG
- a CDS encoding DNA polymerase IV, whose protein sequence is MLLFSRSPAIAHLDMDAFYASVEQRDFPELRGRPVVVGSSDPSRRGVVAAASYEARALGIRSAMPLRRAWKLCPDACFMDLRMEAYVEESRQVMSILREYSPRVEPLSLDEAFFDLSGTLLLFGPPEQTIRHIQKRVLKETGLNSSVGIAPVKFVSKIASDLHKPAGIVVVPPGTVEAFLHPLAVSRLWGVGPRTLESLQRMGVETIGDLAGMGLERLEQSFGKWGTHLWRLSRGVDERPVEPLQEEKSVGHEITFPEDRGSQEAIERTLLALAEKVARRLRKQGVAGRTVTLKFRTASFRSMTRSMSSSEYIDQAWALYEIAKKLLTRVDRRGEKARLLGISVSSLLAREEVPRSLFEEPGSRHSERVSDAMDELGRRFGVDSVRRARLLRRKES, encoded by the coding sequence TTGCTCTTGTTCTCCCGTTCTCCCGCCATCGCTCATCTGGACATGGATGCCTTTTACGCATCGGTGGAGCAGAGGGATTTCCCTGAACTGCGGGGTCGTCCCGTGGTCGTGGGCAGTAGTGATCCGAGTCGCCGGGGAGTGGTGGCGGCGGCCAGTTATGAGGCGAGAGCTTTGGGCATCCGCAGTGCCATGCCCCTGCGTCGGGCCTGGAAACTCTGCCCGGATGCCTGCTTCATGGATCTTCGCATGGAGGCCTATGTCGAGGAAAGTCGGCAGGTCATGAGCATCCTCCGGGAATACTCGCCCCGGGTCGAGCCCCTGAGTCTGGACGAGGCCTTTTTCGACCTTAGCGGGACGCTCCTGCTCTTCGGGCCGCCGGAGCAGACGATCCGCCATATCCAGAAGCGGGTTCTGAAGGAAACGGGTCTGAACTCCTCCGTGGGAATCGCGCCCGTGAAGTTTGTTTCGAAGATTGCCTCCGACCTGCACAAACCGGCTGGCATCGTGGTGGTTCCTCCCGGCACGGTGGAGGCTTTTCTTCATCCCCTGGCCGTCAGCCGCCTCTGGGGCGTGGGTCCCCGAACTCTGGAGAGTCTCCAGCGCATGGGTGTGGAAACGATTGGCGATCTGGCCGGGATGGGCCTGGAAAGACTGGAGCAAAGCTTCGGCAAGTGGGGGACTCACCTCTGGCGTCTGTCCCGTGGTGTGGACGAGCGGCCCGTCGAGCCTCTTCAGGAAGAAAAATCCGTGGGCCACGAAATCACCTTCCCCGAGGACCGGGGCTCGCAGGAAGCCATTGAGCGAACGCTTCTGGCTCTTGCCGAGAAAGTGGCCCGCCGTCTTCGCAAACAGGGCGTGGCCGGGCGCACCGTGACGCTGAAGTTCCGTACTGCCTCCTTCCGCAGCATGACCCGCTCCATGAGCAGTTCCGAGTACATCGATCAGGCCTGGGCACTCTACGAGATTGCCAAAAAGCTCCTCACGCGGGTGGACCGCCGGGGAGAGAAGGCCCGGCTTCTGGGGATTTCTGTCTCCTCGCTTCTGGCGCGGGAAGAAGTTCCCCGGAGTCTTTTTGAAGAACCCGGGTCTCGCCACAGCGAACGCGTGAGCGATGCCATGGATGAGCTAGGGCGGCGTTTCGGTGTGGACAGCGTTCGCCGCGCGCGTCTTCTCAGGAGGAAAGAATCATGA
- a CDS encoding glycosyltransferase family 39 protein has product MRGILPVLLLAVLVFLPLLGSVHLFDWDEFNFAQAAREMSERGDYLTVTIAGQPFYEKPPLFFWLQAMASSLLGDSEASARLPSAIASIMTALMLFLMGRRWKDEKQGLLWAGFYLGSFLPLVTGRMGLIDPVFNFWIALGLFLLFELDRREERVFPLAMISGLSLGLAVLSKGPLGAGIPIAIFVIYRLIKRDFHLRILPFSLFLLALVLSAASWFLMESLVNGGDFIREFVRYQVRLLQTQDAGHGGFPGYEFLIFLLGCFPLSVFALRFLFRKESDPSLKDATLLARVWLLFVLLLFALVKTKIPHYTSLVYMPGAWLAAREVRLLANSTRLSKLTLIFWVLVGGLISLLLIALPALMRNPDAWIHLIEDEFTRANILRPVPWSPLALIPGLLFALGTLVSLLWVFRGNWQRGTMSQGFTVGLCVLLSWPFLLPKIEAHSQGGAIALYESLREEPADLCIAGFKSYAHLYTMGRRAWSDRSAEGRERLMTATDRPLYIVTPLHRTEEIQRQYPSRILRREGGFVLLLREPLP; this is encoded by the coding sequence ATGAGAGGCATCCTTCCGGTTCTTTTGCTAGCGGTTCTTGTCTTCCTCCCTCTTCTCGGAAGTGTTCACCTTTTCGACTGGGATGAGTTCAACTTCGCTCAGGCTGCCCGCGAGATGAGCGAGCGTGGCGACTACCTGACAGTGACCATCGCCGGTCAGCCCTTTTACGAGAAACCTCCTCTCTTCTTCTGGCTGCAGGCTATGGCTTCCTCTCTTCTGGGCGATAGCGAAGCATCGGCTCGACTGCCGAGTGCCATCGCCAGTATCATGACAGCCCTGATGCTCTTTCTGATGGGGCGGCGATGGAAGGATGAAAAGCAGGGGCTCCTCTGGGCGGGCTTCTATCTTGGCAGCTTTCTCCCTCTGGTAACCGGGCGCATGGGTCTGATCGATCCGGTCTTCAATTTCTGGATTGCTCTCGGCCTGTTTCTCCTCTTCGAACTGGATCGCCGGGAGGAAAGGGTTTTTCCTCTTGCGATGATTTCCGGCCTTTCTCTCGGCCTTGCAGTGCTGAGCAAGGGGCCTCTTGGCGCTGGAATCCCGATTGCGATCTTTGTGATCTATCGCTTGATCAAGCGCGATTTTCACCTTCGCATTCTCCCCTTCTCGCTTTTCTTACTTGCTCTTGTTCTCAGTGCCGCTTCCTGGTTTCTGATGGAGAGTCTTGTGAATGGGGGAGACTTCATCCGGGAGTTTGTCCGCTACCAGGTTCGCCTGCTTCAGACTCAGGATGCCGGCCACGGGGGATTCCCCGGCTACGAATTCCTGATCTTTCTCCTCGGCTGTTTCCCGCTTTCTGTTTTTGCTCTTCGATTCCTGTTTCGAAAGGAAAGCGATCCTTCCCTGAAAGACGCCACTCTTCTTGCCAGAGTCTGGCTGCTCTTTGTCCTTCTTCTCTTTGCTCTTGTGAAAACCAAGATTCCTCACTACACGAGCCTGGTCTACATGCCGGGAGCCTGGTTGGCGGCAAGGGAAGTACGATTATTGGCCAACTCGACAAGGCTCTCGAAACTGACCCTGATTTTCTGGGTTCTCGTGGGGGGCCTGATCTCCCTTCTTCTCATCGCACTGCCAGCCCTGATGAGAAACCCGGATGCCTGGATTCATCTAATTGAGGACGAGTTTACCCGTGCCAACATACTTCGCCCGGTTCCCTGGAGTCCTCTGGCACTGATTCCAGGGCTTCTCTTTGCACTGGGGACCCTTGTCTCCCTCCTGTGGGTCTTCCGTGGAAACTGGCAAAGAGGAACCATGAGTCAGGGTTTCACTGTCGGGCTTTGTGTCCTTCTATCCTGGCCCTTTTTGCTTCCCAAAATCGAGGCACATTCCCAGGGGGGAGCCATTGCGCTTTACGAGAGCCTGCGGGAGGAGCCTGCGGATCTCTGTATCGCCGGTTTCAAGAGCTATGCCCATCTCTACACAATGGGGCGGCGAGCCTGGTCGGATCGTTCTGCGGAGGGACGGGAGAGACTGATGACAGCGACAGATCGCCCGCTCTACATCGTAACTCCCCTTCATCGGACAGAGGAGATCCAGAGGCAGTATCCGTCCCGCATCCTTCGACGGGAGGGCGGCTTTGTCCTTCTCCTTCGGGAGCCCCTCCCTTGA